Proteins encoded by one window of Methanomassiliicoccaceae archaeon:
- the gcvH gene encoding glycine cleavage system protein GcvH, translating into MTVVKEGLLYTKEGLWVGISGSRAKIGISDRAQEELGEVIYVQPPVVGRHISRNDEIGAIESFKAISPVISPVTGTVASINRTLEDEPALMNSSPYSDGWLAEIELDDPNDIQKLLGAEEYESI; encoded by the coding sequence ATGACCGTAGTCAAGGAAGGGCTTCTATACACCAAAGAAGGATTGTGGGTCGGGATTTCCGGCTCCAGAGCTAAAATAGGAATATCTGACCGTGCCCAGGAGGAACTGGGGGAAGTCATCTACGTTCAGCCGCCGGTTGTCGGCAGGCACATATCGAGGAACGATGAGATCGGAGCTATAGAGAGCTTCAAAGCGATCTCACCGGTGATTTCACCTGTGACAGGTACGGTCGCTTCTATCAATCGGACATTGGAGGACGAACCCGCACTCATGAACTCGTCCCCATATTCTGACGGATGGCTTGCCGAGATCGAGCTGGACGATCCCAATGACATCCAAAAGCTGCTCGGAGCAGAAGAATATGAATCAATTTGA
- a CDS encoding tetratricopeptide repeat protein: MGFKEQLEAARAGDQNAQTALGYLFFTGNGVVRDRREAARWFGEAADQGNAEAICNLGYMRVHGEGLSCNFEKGFELYKKSAQLGYPRAMFNLADLYSDGRGTEQDWEQARFWYEKAAAHGSIPAYYRLGVMYELGRGADIDYEMSAEIYRACFSEEYSKAGYRLGLMQLEGRGMAKDPEGAAKTLIKAAELLSEEAMCQLGKMSLSGDGMVKSVRNAKRWFSKAAARGSEEAKAILSSNALEG; encoded by the coding sequence GTGGGTTTCAAGGAGCAGCTGGAGGCAGCCCGGGCAGGCGACCAGAACGCGCAGACCGCGCTGGGATATCTTTTCTTTACAGGTAACGGTGTCGTGCGCGACCGCAGAGAGGCGGCGAGATGGTTCGGTGAGGCCGCGGACCAAGGTAACGCAGAGGCAATCTGCAACCTTGGTTACATGAGGGTCCATGGTGAAGGACTTTCCTGCAACTTCGAGAAAGGTTTTGAACTTTACAAGAAATCTGCTCAGCTAGGGTATCCCAGGGCGATGTTCAATCTTGCCGATCTTTATTCCGACGGCCGAGGTACGGAACAGGATTGGGAACAGGCCCGCTTCTGGTACGAAAAGGCGGCCGCACACGGTTCTATTCCGGCCTACTATAGGCTGGGGGTTATGTACGAGCTCGGAAGGGGAGCAGATATCGATTATGAAATGTCCGCAGAGATTTACCGTGCCTGTTTTTCTGAGGAATATTCAAAGGCCGGATACCGCCTGGGACTTATGCAACTCGAGGGAAGGGGCATGGCTAAGGACCCGGAAGGGGCCGCGAAAACATTGATCAAAGCGGCGGAACTTCTATCAGAGGAAGCAATGTGCCAGCTTGGTAAGATGTCACTGTCGGGGGACGGTATGGTAAAGAGCGTCCGAAACGCAAAAAGATGGTTTTCGAAGGCTGCGGCCAGGGGCAGTGAGGAAGCGAAAGCGATTTTATCATCCAATGCCCTTGAGGGATGA
- a CDS encoding SEL1-like repeat protein, with the protein MKDPILRDASDGDPYACLGVAYMYHYGKGLDQDLDKAITWYLRAAEAGCTRAEWEIAKMYRDGIIFDQDIYQYLRHLRNASEMGNPEAQLTLSMECTRGILVSLDYEEAFKWMSTSAKQGVPMAQFYLGYMYGRGIGTEKSRTEAELWYSSATITGNADMFMEIGLQYEFGINGIIHNEVEAKRWYKYGADMGHEGCLLCWNLVLLSLEGGKKDTLISRMKKLSETDSAIERDTRDSALVLANKYLDEGDYEKSFKNFEKAAELGSPDAMFFLSLMYREGMYVRRNMQKSLGMLTRAADAGSADAQFMLARLYDVGGGLAESEVDAIKYYTMAAAGGYLSALYYLGMFMEHPELHVRRSIGKYR; encoded by the coding sequence GTGAAAGATCCTATCCTAAGGGATGCAAGTGACGGAGACCCCTACGCCTGTCTCGGTGTCGCATACATGTATCACTACGGCAAAGGTCTCGATCAGGACCTCGACAAAGCGATCACTTGGTATCTCCGTGCAGCCGAGGCAGGGTGCACGAGGGCCGAGTGGGAGATTGCCAAGATGTACCGCGACGGCATAATCTTCGACCAGGATATCTATCAATATCTCAGGCATCTGCGCAATGCATCCGAGATGGGCAACCCGGAGGCCCAGCTTACACTGTCTATGGAATGCACCAGAGGGATCCTCGTTTCTTTGGACTATGAGGAAGCTTTCAAATGGATGTCAACATCCGCCAAGCAAGGTGTTCCAATGGCCCAGTTCTATCTGGGGTACATGTACGGCCGCGGCATCGGCACGGAGAAGAGCCGAACCGAGGCAGAGCTATGGTACTCCTCCGCTACCATAACGGGCAATGCGGACATGTTCATGGAGATAGGTTTGCAGTACGAATTCGGTATTAACGGTATAATACACAATGAAGTGGAGGCCAAAAGATGGTACAAGTACGGTGCAGATATGGGACATGAGGGATGCCTACTATGCTGGAACCTCGTTCTTTTGAGCCTTGAGGGAGGAAAGAAAGACACCCTTATTTCCAGGATGAAAAAGCTCAGCGAAACGGACTCCGCGATAGAGCGCGACACAAGGGATTCCGCGTTAGTTCTTGCCAATAAATATCTCGACGAGGGAGATTATGAGAAATCGTTTAAAAATTTCGAGAAAGCTGCCGAACTGGGCAGCCCGGACGCAATGTTCTTTCTCTCTCTGATGTATCGTGAAGGAATGTATGTCAGACGCAATATGCAGAAATCTCTTGGAATGCTCACAAGGGCTGCGGACGCAGGATCTGCGGACGCACAGTTCATGCTTGCCCGCCTATACGATGTGGGCGGAGGTCTCGCGGAGAGCGAGGTCGATGCCATAAAATATTACACCATGGCCGCCGCCGGAGGGTATCTTTCCGCATTGTATTACCTGGGGATGTTCATGGAGCACCCGGAGCTTCATGTGAGAAGGTCCATAGGAAAATACAGGTGA